A window from Salvia miltiorrhiza cultivar Shanhuang (shh) chromosome 2, IMPLAD_Smil_shh, whole genome shotgun sequence encodes these proteins:
- the LOC131012162 gene encoding probable sugar phosphate/phosphate translocator At3g14410: MADRYTKWMKEEFKTYAYILIYIALSSGQIFFNKWVLSSKEMNFPYPLGLTLLHMIFSSVLCFVVTKVLKIMKVEEGMTLDIYIWSVVPIGGMFAMTLWLGNTAYLYISVAFAQMLKAIMPVAVFILGVLAGLEVMNTRMLLIMSVISFGVLVASYGEISISWIGVVYQMGGVVGEALRLIFMEIFVKRKGLKLNPISMMYYVSPCSAVCLLIPWIFLEMPKMDARGTWSFKQPLILILNSLCTFALNISVFLVISHTSALTIRVAGVVKDWVVVLLSALIFADTTLTPINLFGYAVAIAGVAAYNNHKLKKEASRVAPNEPAE, translated from the exons ATGGCGGATCGGTATACGAAATGGATGAAGGAAGAGTTCAAAACATATGCCTACATTCTCATCTACATCGCCCTCTCCAGCGGCCAGATATTCTTTAACAAG TGGGTTTTATCATCAAAGGAAATGAATTTCCCTTATCCTCTTGGATTAACGCTGCTTCACATGATATTCTCATCGGTTCTATGTTTTGTGGTTACCAAAGTTCTCAAG ATCATGAAAGTTGAGGAAGGAATGACTTTGGATAT ATACATATGGTCTGTTGTCCCAATTGGTGGGATGTTTGCTATGACACTTTGGCTTGGGAACACTGCTTACCTCTACATATCTGTTGCCTTTGCTCAAATGCTAAAAGCAATCA TGCCAGTCGCTGTTTTCATTCTTGGGGTATTAGCAGGACTTGAAGTGATGAATACCAGGATGCTTCTGATAATGTCAGTTATCAGTTTTGGGGTACTCGTAGCATCTTATGGAGAAATAAGTATCAGTTGGATTGGTGTTGTTTACCAAATGGGAGGTGTGGTTGGGGAAGCCCTCAGGCTGATATTCATGGAGATTTTTGTGAAACGGAAAGGATTAAAACTAAACCCAATTTCCATGATGTACTATGTTAGCCCCTGCAG TGCTGTTTGCCTATTAATCCCATGGATCTTCCTGGAGATGCCTAAGATGGATGCACGGGGGACATGGAGCTTCAAACAACCTCTTATTCTCATACTGAATTCTCTCTGCACTTTTGCACTCAATATTTCAGTTTTTCTCGTCATTTCACATACAAGTGCTTTGACCATTCGCGTGGCTGGTGTTGTCAAGGACTGGGTTGTAGTTCTACTATCAGCACTCATTTTTGCTGATACGACACTGACACCTATCAATCTCTTTGGTTATGCTGTTG CAATTGCTGGGGTAGCAGCATACAATAACCACAAGCTGAAGAAGGAAGCTTCCCGAGTTGCTCCAAACGAGCCTGCTGAATGA
- the LOC131012157 gene encoding glycolate oxidase 1-like: MCGAEKKSKQGICEKGSAEMGEITNVSEYQAIAKEKLPKMVYDYYASGAEDQWTLAENRNAFSRILFRPRILIDVSKIDMATTVLGFKISMPIMIAPTAMQKMAHPDGEYATARAASAAGTIMTLSSWATSSVEEVASTGPGIRFFQLYVYKDRNVVAQLVRRAERAGFKAIALTVDTPRLGRRESDIKNRFVLPPGLTLKNFEGLNLGKMDQANDSGLASYVAGQIDRTLSWKDVKWLQSITSMPILVKGVLTAEDARIAVQSGAAGIIVSNHGARQLDYVPSTIMALEEVVKGAQGRVPVFLDGGVRRGTDVFKALALGAAGIFIGRPVVFSLAADGEAGIRKVLQMLRDEFELTMALSGCRSLSEITRNHIVTEWDAPRGLPAPRL; this comes from the exons ATGTGCGGCGCTGAGAAGAA ATCAAAGCAAGGGATTTGTGAAAAAGGCAGTGCAGAGATGGGTGAGATCACAAACGTAAGCGAGTACCAGGCTATTGCCAAGGAGAAATTGCCGAAAATGGTGTATGACTATTATGCTTCGGGCGCCGAGGACCAATGGACTCTTGCTGAGAACAGAAATGCATTTTCGAGGATTCT GTTTAGGCCCCGGATTCTGATTGATGTGAGCAAGATCGACATGGCTACCACTGTGTTGGGCTTCAAGATCTCTATGCCAATCATGATTGCCCCCACTGCTATGCAGAAAATGGCTCACCCTGATG GTGAGTATGCAACAGCTAGAGCTGCATCAGCGGCTGGAACTATCATG ACACTGTCGTCGTGGGCCACTTCCAGCGTTGAAGAAGTAGCCTCCACGGGACCTGGCATTAGATTCTTCCAGCTTTAT GTCTACAAGGACAGGAACGTCGTGGCTCAGCTTGTGAGGAGAGCTGAAAGGGCGGGTTTCAAGGCCATTGCACTCACTGTGGACACCCCAAGATTGGGACGCCGTGAATCTGATATCAAGAACAG ATTTGTTTTGCCACCGGGCTTGACACTGAAAAACTTTGAGGGTTTGAACCTCGGGAAGATGGATCAA GCCAATGACTCTGGTCTTGCTTCGTATGTTGCTGGTCAAATTGATCGTACATTGAGCTGGAAG GATGTTAAGTGGCTGCAATCAATCACTTCAATGCCAATCTTGGTGAAGGGTGTGCTCACTGCAGAGGATG CAAGGATTGCTGTCCAGAGTGGAGCTGCTGGCATCATCGTCTCCAACCATGGCGCTCGCCAGCTGGACTATGTGCCCTCGACTATCATGGCTTTGGAGGAG GTGGTGAAAGGTGCACAAGGGCGGGTTCCGGTGTTCTTGGATGGAGGTGTCCGCCGTGGAACAGATGTGTTCAAGGCATTGGCACTAGGAGCCGCTGGCATCTTT ATTGGGCGACCGGTGGTGTTCTCGTTGGCTGCGGACGGAGAGGCCGGCATCAGGAAAGTGCTGCAGATGCTGCGCGATGAGTTTGAGCTGACGATGGCGTTGAGTGGTTGCCGCTCGCTTAGTGAGATCACGCGCAACCACATTGTCACTGAGTGGGATGCTCCTCGAGGCCTCCCGGCCCCTAGGTTATAA